The nucleotide window TGGGGCCGTGACCGGCTGTGCCCGTCAGTTGCACGTCGAGGCCGCCGAGCGCCACTTCGGTTCCCGAGGTGGCCGCCGGCACATAGATCGTTGCCGCTCCTCCCCCCGTCGATGCGCCCTTGCCGAGAGACGAACCGGTTGCAATATCGGCAATGCCGGCCGTGTCCTTGGCGGACAGCGTGGCAGTGACCCCAAGCGTGCCGGCATCTGCCGGGACATTGACCGTCTGAATGCCGCCGCCGGTGCCGGTGAACGTTGCCGCGTGGTTGTGCGGCGGCAGGGTGGAGACGTTGAGGGTGGTGGTGGGTACGCCGGATTGCATGGCGAAGGGCTGTGTCGGCAGGCCGGGGCCCGTGCCGTAGTGGAGAATCGCCCGGCCGCGCAGATCGGGGAGACCGAACTGGCCGCTCTGGGCCGAGCCGCCGTACTGGGTGCCGATCAGGCTGTAGAGGGCCTGGTTGCCGTTGATCGCGATCAGCCGTCCGTCGGCCGGGAGCCAGTTCCGTGGGCACCAGTTGAACGCAAAGGCACAGACGGTGCCGATGTAGGCCTCCATGTTGCAGGCCTGTGCAGGCGTCGTGCCGACGACGAGCAGGCCGCCGCCCAGGCCGAGCGTTCCGGCGATGCCGAGGGCGGAGAGCCCCCGGGCAAGGGTATGATGCAGGTGGAGTTTGCCCTTCATGCCAGTCTCCTTCCTATTGCGCGCGGCCCGAATCGTGCCCGCAAAGTGCTATGCTGCGCATCGCAGTATAGTTTTTCAATCTTAAGTTGGTAAATATAGAATATTATCTCATTAGTTGTAATGCGTACCGCAAGGTTGCAAAGCGGGACGCCGCCCGGCGGAGCGGATTTCGGGCAGCGCGCTCGCGTGAAAGGTACATCCGCGCCGCGCCGCGCACTGGGGGAGGAGCGGTCGCCAGCCCCTTCGACGCGCGTGCGGCGGCGCTTGAGACGGTGGTTGAGACGGGCGAGGTGCACGATGGGAGGTCGAAACCGGGAGAGTTCGGCCCTAAAATGGAGTACACACACTCCGTTCCCGATGCACCCGATGTATGTAGAGTTATGAGATATCAATCGAACAGGCTGGCCGTGGCGCCGATGATGGAATGGACCGACCGCAACTGCCGGGCGTTCCACCGTCATCTCAGCTCCCATGCGCTGCTCTATACCGAGATGGTGGCGAGCGCCGCCGTCATTCATGGCGACCGGGAAAAACTCCTTGGCTTCGACGCCATGGAACATCCCGTTGCCTGCCAGCTCGGCGGCTCGGACCCGCGCGAACTGGCCGAGGCCGCACGCGTGGTCGAGGCGTTCGGCTATGACGAGGTCAACCTCAATGTCGGCTGCCCGTCCGACCGGGTGCAGTCCGGCCGTTTCGGCGCCTGCCTGATGCGCGAGCCGGAGCTGGTCGCCGAAAGCGTCGCCGCCATGCGTGAGGTCGTCTCGATCCCCGTCACCGTCAAATGCCGCATCGGCGTCGACGACCAGGACCCGGAAGAGGCGCTCGACCGGCTTGCCGACGCCGTGGTCGCGGCCGGCGTCGACGCGCTGTGGGTTCATGCCCGCAAGGCCTGGCTGAAAGGCCTGTCGCCTAAGGAAAACCGCGATATTCCGCCGCTAGACTACGACCGCGTCTACCGGCTGAAGCAGCGCCTGCCGGACCTTTACATCGGCATCAACGGCGGCATCGCCGACCTCGATGAGGCGGAGGCGCATCTTGAGCGGGTCGACGGGGTGATGCTGGGCCGTGCGGCCTATCATGATCCCTGGCTGCTGGCCGATGTCGACCGCCGCTTGCACGGGGCGGAAAATCCTGTGGCGACGCGCGAGGAGGCGGTCGAGGCCTTCCGCCCGTATATCCTGGCGCGGCTCGAAGAAGGCGGCCGGGCGAACCAGATGTTGCGCCACATGCTGGGGCTCTATCACGGGGTGCCGGGCGCGCGCTCCTGGCGCCGCCGCCTCACGGTGGACGCGGTGAAGCCGGGCGCCGGCATCGAGGTGCTGGACACGGCCCTTGCCGAGATTGCCAGTGCCGGACTGGACAAAGCGGCCGCCTTGGGTCAGTTAGAAGCCACGGGGTAGGCGACCGGCTGAGTCCGGCCCGCCCGTCCCCGCTTCCTTCCCGCGCCGCATCCAGTGGGGGCTTTCATGGATTTGTCGTCGATCAACGGCGAGGTCATCGGCCTCGCGCTTGCCCTTGTTGCGTCGGGCGCCGTCGCCGGCCTGCTTGCCGGCGTCTTCGGCATCGGCGGCGGGGCGGTGCTGGTGCCGGTGCTCTACCAGTTCCTCACCTGGCTCGGCGTCGACGAGTCCGTCCGCATGCACATCTCGGTGGCGACCTCGCTCGGCATCATCGTGCCGACGTCCATCCGCTCCTTCATGGCGCACAAGAAGCGCGGCGCGGCCGATCTCGAGTTGCTGAAGAGCTGGATCATCCCCGTGCCTGCCGGCGTGGTGGCCGCCAGCCTGGTCGCAGCCTATGTCTCCGGCGACAGCCTCAAGGGCATTTTCGCCGGCATCGCCGTGATCGTCGGCCTGCGCATGCTGTTCAACCGTGAAAGCTGGAAGATCGGCAACGACATCCCCGGCAATCCCATCCGGGCGATCTGCGGCGTGTTGATCGGCTTTTTCTCCACGCTGATGGGCATCGGCGGCGGCGTCATGAACAACACTTTCATGACCCTTTATGGCCGGCCCATCCACCAGGCGGTGGCGACCTCGTCCGGCACCGGCGTGCTGATCTCCATTCCCGGCGTCATCGGCATGATGTGGGCCGGCTGGGGCGAGCCGAACCTGCCGGCGTTCTCGCTCGGCTACGTAAACCTCCTCGGCGTGGCGCTGATCATCCCGATCACCACCTTTGCCGCGCCGTTCGGCGTCAAGATCGCCCATGCGCTGCCGCGCCGCTATCTCGAGGTCTTCTTCGGACTGTTCCTGCTGTCGGTGGCCGCCCGCTTCGCCTGGAGCCTGTGGGGCTGACGCCTCACGGCTCCAGGATCAACCTGTTGCCCTCGACTCGCCAGCTCTTGAGCCGGTCCATCGCCGACATGCCGAGCAGGCTCGTTTCCAGCGCACCCGGCCGGGCAACGAAGGCGCGCAGGTCCGCAAGCGTGAACTCGCCGATCTGCAACCGGTCCAGCCGTACGGTGGCGACCTCGGTGCGCCCGTTCGCCGTCGACACCGGAACCGTGTAGGACAGCACCGAAGGATCGATGCCGGCCGCCCGCGCATCGGCATCCGTCAGCGTCACGGCCGAGGCGCCCGTGTCGAACAGGAAGTCGACATCGGCGCCGTTGACCTGCGCGGCGATGCGGTAATGGCTGGAGCCGTCGCGGATGATCGTGATGGTGCCGGTCTGCGGATCGGTGAGCGCCATGCCGGGAACCAGCGTTCCGACCACGCGGCGGGCGACGACCTCCAGTTCGTCCCGCCAGGCATAGCCGGTGACCAGCAGTGCACCGAGAGCCCCCCAGATGAGCAGGCTGCGCAGCAGCG belongs to Stappia indica and includes:
- the dusA gene encoding tRNA dihydrouridine(20/20a) synthase DusA; amino-acid sequence: MRYQSNRLAVAPMMEWTDRNCRAFHRHLSSHALLYTEMVASAAVIHGDREKLLGFDAMEHPVACQLGGSDPRELAEAARVVEAFGYDEVNLNVGCPSDRVQSGRFGACLMREPELVAESVAAMREVVSIPVTVKCRIGVDDQDPEEALDRLADAVVAAGVDALWVHARKAWLKGLSPKENRDIPPLDYDRVYRLKQRLPDLYIGINGGIADLDEAEAHLERVDGVMLGRAAYHDPWLLADVDRRLHGAENPVATREEAVEAFRPYILARLEEGGRANQMLRHMLGLYHGVPGARSWRRRLTVDAVKPGAGIEVLDTALAEIASAGLDKAAALGQLEATG
- a CDS encoding sulfite exporter TauE/SafE family protein codes for the protein MDLSSINGEVIGLALALVASGAVAGLLAGVFGIGGGAVLVPVLYQFLTWLGVDESVRMHISVATSLGIIVPTSIRSFMAHKKRGAADLELLKSWIIPVPAGVVAASLVAAYVSGDSLKGIFAGIAVIVGLRMLFNRESWKIGNDIPGNPIRAICGVLIGFFSTLMGIGGGVMNNTFMTLYGRPIHQAVATSSGTGVLISIPGVIGMMWAGWGEPNLPAFSLGYVNLLGVALIIPITTFAAPFGVKIAHALPRRYLEVFFGLFLLSVAARFAWSLWG
- a CDS encoding retropepsin-like aspartic protease family protein; this translates as MFRGKTAGLVILALLAAVIVTALVAYLFGFQMPGDDGGYSETGPRIVALLALLVVIGGSMAASPRQVPALLRSLLIWGALGALLVTGYAWRDELEVVARRVVGTLVPGMALTDPQTGTITIIRDGSSHYRIAAQVNGADVDFLFDTGASAVTLTDADARAAGIDPSVLSYTVPVSTANGRTEVATVRLDRLQIGEFTLADLRAFVARPGALETSLLGMSAMDRLKSWRVEGNRLILEP